The Salinicoccus sp. RF5 region TGGTGAGTGATGGTGAAGTGACTGCTCAGTCCCTTGAACTCGACCGGGAAACCAACGCTTCAGGAGAAGGGGGCCTGCTCGGGTTCATCGTGCACCCGAACGACCCCCAGGCCGCTTTCCTCTATCATACATATTTGGATGGTGGAGAGAAGAATCGGGTCGTCGAGATGAAGCGGGAGGGCTCTGCATGGTCGGAATCCCAAGTCATAGTTGAAGATATCCCCGGAGGGACTATCCACAATGGCGGCAGAATGGATATCGGACCGGATGGTCACCTCTACATCACTACCGGTGATGCCGGTAATGGGGAGTACAGCCAGGACACAAACAGTCTGGCTGGGAAGATATTGAAGGTTGCCCTAGATGGTTCGATTCCGGAGGACAATCCTTTTGATAATGAAGTGTTCAGCTACGGCCATCGTAACCCGCAGGGGCTGGCATGGGATGAAAACGGCACCCTCTATGCTACAGAACATGGACCAAGCGGACATGATGAAATCAATGTCATCAAGCCGGGTGCCAATTATGGATGGCCGGTGATTGAAGGCGATGAAGAAGAAGCGGGGATGGAGACTCCGTTGTATCATACAGGATCTGATACATGGGCGCCCTCGGGCATTGCCTATGACGGTGAGACGCTTTATATCGCAGCACTTAGGGGCAGTGAGGTCATCGCCTTTGACCTGTCATCTAATTCCGCTTCCGCCTTCTATGATGAAGGCAGCCGGATGCGGGATGTAATTGTAGAAGACGGTCGGCTGTACACCATCACCAATAACACCGATGGGCGGGGGGACCCATCAGAGGATGATGACCGGCTGCTTGAGCTGAAAATGGAATAGCTGAAGCCACGAAAAAAGGTCCTGACCATGGTCAGGACCCTTTTTTGTGGTTAAATGCTCTTATCCGCTTCGCCTGTTTCGTCGACGATGCCAAATGCATCTTCTTCCAGTTTACGGTTGTAGAGGAAGAGGATGATGATGGCCGCGATGCCTGCAGTCACAAAGTTCAAGAGGGCAAGCAGTGCAGCGACGCCGAGGTTCTTCGTATATGCCTTGAAGAGGCCCAGGAAGGCGATGGATTCCATCAGTACATAGCTGATTGCGATGTCACCGATGGACAGCCCCATGATATAGATGACGATGCCGACGATGGCGAACACGAGACCTATTGTCTTGGGGTTGAATTGGCCACGCTCCGTTATATGGCCATCATACATCTGTCCACCAAGGTAGAATGTACCGAAGGGTACGAAGCCCAGTAATGGGATGTCGAGATTCTTCTTCTCTGCGACGCGGAACAGGAAATACCCCTGAAGCAGCCACTTGACGATGCCAAGCAGGAAAAAGAAGATTGCCAGCAATATGCCGATGATGGCGAGGCCTGCAAAAAGACCGAAAATTTCCATACGTAATCACATCCTTCAGTGAAATTATACCATATACCGATATCGGTATAAAAGAAAAGCAGGCCATGGGCCTGCTTTATTTATCTGCCATATCTCCGGTAGTTTCTGGCGTTTATCTTTTCGGCACTACGGTATGCATCAATGACGGCATACAGCCATACGATTGGCAGGAACACGTAGCCGATAAGGATTATAGTCAGGGCTCCGTTGATCACCTGCAACAGGATGATGAAGACACCTTTTAGGATCTGCCCATTATAGATCTGGCCGAGACCGTTGATCAGGGCGCTCAATACTGCTGCAACACCTGAACTTTTTTGTGACGGCATATATTCACTCCTCAATTATTCTTAACTTTTATTATTTACCCGTTATTCCTTGTCCCTAAACTTATGCTCACGTTCTCTGCCGCCCGGCATCCTGAACGGCCACCAGTTGCCGCGGCCGAATGTGATTACGAAGGCCGGCACGAGAAGAGGCAGTACGATGAAGGCATAGAATAGCAGGGCGAAGATGATGATGCTTGCGACCTGGATCAGAATGATCATGCCGGATGGCAGCAGCGCGGCAAACGTACCGGACAGGATGATGACTGCAGTGATGACGACACCACCCATGCGTCTGATGGACTGTTCAATGGCATCGCGTATACTGCGTCCGGTCAGTTCCTCCCTGAACCGGTCTATGATGAATATGGAGTAGTCGATGCCGAGTGCCGCGAATATGATCAGACTGAAGAATGGCACAGCCCAGTTCAATTCACCGTAGCCGAAGAAGCCGAGCAGCCATTGTGTGATGGTGACGGAGGCGAAATAGGTGATGAATATGGAACTGATCATTGAAATCGGCAGGATCAGGGATCTGAAGATGATGGCAAGGATGACGAACAGTGTCAGTATGAATATCGTTACGACACGATTGTAGTCATCATTGGAAATCTGGTTCAGGTCCCGGTTCATGCTTGTTACACCCGAGAAGTAGGATTCTGTGGATTCCCGGTCGAGACGCTGAAGTTCCCCGTCGACCGTCTCTTCAATCTCATTCAGTGTCGCCATGGCTTCATGGCTGTATGGGTCATCAGCCAGAATGACGTTCATGATCAATGCTTCATTATCGCCGAATGCATACTGATCGGCAGCATCCTGGATGTCATCGTTGTCTATGAAGGACTGCGGCACGTGTATGCCGGTCTGGTCGACGGCTTCGTTTTCGCTGATCTCACCAAGTAGGGTGGACACTTCTTCGAGTCCATCCTGAATCTCATCGATGCCTTCGGCGGAATCGCGCAATCCATTGGAGAGCTCCGTCAGCTGCTCGTTGGCGGCTGTCTGCTGCTCATTCATCTGTGTATTGGCGGCTGCGACTTCCCCGGAAAGGGTGGTCAACCCTTCCTGAACTTGTGACAGCTGCTGGGCAGCGCCTTCAACATCTCCGGTCTGTGTCATGTACTCGGTGATCTGGCCGATATTGCCGTTGATTTCATCGATGCCGGATTCGAGTTCGGAAAGGTCTCCCCCTCCCATGTCATTATTGGCAAGGCTGTCGCTCGCATCAGTCAGTCCTTCTGATATGTCACTCAGCCCGTCCTGCATATCAGCAATGCCTTCATTGGCCTGTTCAAGCTGATTGCGGACACCAAGATCTTCAATCTCTTCACCTGCTGGGCGTGTGATGGTCTGCACTTCCTGTACACCTTCGAGGCTTGAGACTGTGGAAGACACGGCATCAAGTCTTGAGAGGCTTTCCTGGGTCAGCAGATCATCACCGTTCGAGACGATGACCCGGACAGGGAAGAGCTGGCCTTCATCGAAGTTCTCACTGACGACGTTGGTGGCATGTACTGCAGAGTAATCATTGTCCAGTTCCTCGATGGAATCGAAGTTCACTTCGTCATCATAGAAGAGCGCGACTGCTATCAGGATGGCGAAGATGGAGAAGATGATGCGTGTCGGGTATTTCAATGAGAAGATGCCGAGCGGCGTCCATAGCCTGCTTTCCTTGAATTCCGTCTTCTTGATGTTCGGCCAGAATATGTACTTGCCGAGCAGGTGCATGAGGGCGGGAAGCAGGGTGAAGAGCGACAGCAGCAGGAAGACGACACCAAGTGCCACGCCGACTGCCGAGCGGTATATCTCGAAGTTTGCAAAGTAGAGTACACCGAATACGATCGCACCGGAAAGGCCGCTGATGAAGACCGTCTTGCCGCCGGTGGAGAAGGTGCGGATGATGGCATCGTACTTGTCGTGATGCTCGAGCTCCTCCTTGAAGCGGTTGAGCAGCAGTATACAGTAGTCGGTCCCGATGCCGAACAGGATGACGATCAGGAAACTCTGGGTCTGTGGCGAGATCGGAAACCCGAACCATTCCACAAACCAGGCAACGAACGACTGCCCGATCAGATAGGCCACACCGACTACCGCTACAGGTATGAAAGGTGTGACGATGGAGCGGAACATGAGCAGCAGTACTGCTACGACGATGATCACAGTAAACATTTCAGTGGACTGGATGCCTTCCATGGCATCCTGCTCCACCGTATTCTGGATCAGTTCATTGGAAGTCATGGAAGTGTCGGCTTCGGTCGGATTCATCTCCTCGATGAAATCTGCGACACCACCGATGTCGTTGACCGGACCGACATAGTCCATTGGAATCATGATTACGCCATTCCCATCGTTGATGAAGTTTTCCTGCACATCATCTTCAAAATCGAATGGGTTGATGACATTTTCGACACCTTCCACCGATTCTATCTCATCGATGTATGAAACGATGTCGGATTCATGTGGCATGACCTCGCCATCGAACTCCAGTACAAGCGACATTGTTTCCTTGTCCTGATCGTATTCTTCAAGGAACTGCCGTGCCTGTTCACTTGGAGAATCATCGGACAGCTGGACGTCCCCCTTCTCTGCAGCCAACTGGGTAAGGTTTGGAGCAAGGATATAGGTCGTTACGGCAAAGATCAGCATCAATGCTGTAATCGGCCATTTGAACTTAAGAATGTGTTTCATCGTCTATACCTCCAGGTATGTATTTCAATATTGTAAGTGTGGCATCGTGCAGTGTGCGTGCTTCTTCCTGGGACAGCTCCCCGACATCTTCACTGATCTTTTCAAGGATGTTGTCCATGAACTCCTCGAGCAGTTCCTCGGCCTCCCGGGTCATATAGATCAGTTTGGAGCGCCGATCATTCGTAAGTTCATTCTGTTTGACCGTCACCAGGTTCTTCTGTTCAAGTTTTTTGACTGTATGGGTGACGGCACTCCTCTGCACATTCATCTCCGAGGCAAGCGCAGAGGGTGTTGCATGGCCTTTGAGGTAGATGTATTTGATGATGTCCATCTGGGTCTTCGAAATATGCATGCGCGCAACGGAATCCGTCACGTCACTGAAGACCTTCGTATAGCCATAGCCATATATATCCCTCAAGTTATGTACGATGTCATTTTCCCTTTTCATATTATCGATCCCCGCCTGATTGTTGAGCATGCTCAACTAATTGAAACATTCCATATTCTATCACGCCGGAAGAGTGGGGTCAAAAGATAACCTGTGACAGTTTTGTAAATGATGCAGCATGGACAAATGGCAACAAAAAACCCCTCCTGAGTAGGAGGGGAGTACTTGATGCTATCTGTCCCAGACCCTGTGGCCTTTGACCGCTTCGAGGAAGCCGTCGAGGTTCTTTTCAATGTCTGCGACACCTTTGTCGTCCTTTGTGAAGGAGAGCATATCGAATATGTCGCCGGAATCAATGCCGTATCCGATCGCCTTTTTATGCTTATATGCGATTTCCAGGTTTTCGATGACCGGTGCAGGCGGCTGTTCTTCACCCTTCAATATGATCATTGAGTCGAAGAGCACACAATGGACGGTATCAAATGTCTCATCCAGAGTGATATCGCCGATCTTATATATCTTATCGGATATGAAAGTCACCTGCAGACCCTGTCCTTCGAGCTTGGACTTCGTTTCTTTCAGTGTCTGTTCAGCGACATCCGGCGTCAACATGACAC contains the following coding sequences:
- a CDS encoding sorbosone dehydrogenase family protein, whose product is MILVLGACSNEASSNGPDTGEGETLAKNLETPWMIEKAEEGFYVSERGGSLKLVSDGEVTAQSLELDRETNASGEGGLLGFIVHPNDPQAAFLYHTYLDGGEKNRVVEMKREGSAWSESQVIVEDIPGGTIHNGGRMDIGPDGHLYITTGDAGNGEYSQDTNSLAGKILKVALDGSIPEDNPFDNEVFSYGHRNPQGLAWDENGTLYATEHGPSGHDEINVIKPGANYGWPVIEGDEEEAGMETPLYHTGSDTWAPSGIAYDGETLYIAALRGSEVIAFDLSSNSASAFYDEGSRMRDVIVEDGRLYTITNNTDGRGDPSEDDDRLLELKME
- a CDS encoding MMPL family transporter codes for the protein MKHILKFKWPITALMLIFAVTTYILAPNLTQLAAEKGDVQLSDDSPSEQARQFLEEYDQDKETMSLVLEFDGEVMPHESDIVSYIDEIESVEGVENVINPFDFEDDVQENFINDGNGVIMIPMDYVGPVNDIGGVADFIEEMNPTEADTSMTSNELIQNTVEQDAMEGIQSTEMFTVIIVVAVLLLMFRSIVTPFIPVAVVGVAYLIGQSFVAWFVEWFGFPISPQTQSFLIVILFGIGTDYCILLLNRFKEELEHHDKYDAIIRTFSTGGKTVFISGLSGAIVFGVLYFANFEIYRSAVGVALGVVFLLLSLFTLLPALMHLLGKYIFWPNIKKTEFKESRLWTPLGIFSLKYPTRIIFSIFAILIAVALFYDDEVNFDSIEELDNDYSAVHATNVVSENFDEGQLFPVRVIVSNGDDLLTQESLSRLDAVSSTVSSLEGVQEVQTITRPAGEEIEDLGVRNQLEQANEGIADMQDGLSDISEGLTDASDSLANNDMGGGDLSELESGIDEINGNIGQITEYMTQTGDVEGAAQQLSQVQEGLTTLSGEVAAANTQMNEQQTAANEQLTELSNGLRDSAEGIDEIQDGLEEVSTLLGEISENEAVDQTGIHVPQSFIDNDDIQDAADQYAFGDNEALIMNVILADDPYSHEAMATLNEIEETVDGELQRLDRESTESYFSGVTSMNRDLNQISNDDYNRVVTIFILTLFVILAIIFRSLILPISMISSIFITYFASVTITQWLLGFFGYGELNWAVPFFSLIIFAALGIDYSIFIIDRFREELTGRSIRDAIEQSIRRMGGVVITAVIILSGTFAALLPSGMIILIQVASIIIFALLFYAFIVLPLLVPAFVITFGRGNWWPFRMPGGREREHKFRDKE
- a CDS encoding MarR family winged helix-turn-helix transcriptional regulator, which encodes MLNNQAGIDNMKRENDIVHNLRDIYGYGYTKVFSDVTDSVARMHISKTQMDIIKYIYLKGHATPSALASEMNVQRSAVTHTVKKLEQKNLVTVKQNELTNDRRSKLIYMTREAEELLEEFMDNILEKISEDVGELSQEEARTLHDATLTILKYIPGGIDDETHS